The Henckelia pumila isolate YLH828 chromosome 2, ASM3356847v2, whole genome shotgun sequence genome includes a window with the following:
- the LOC140884013 gene encoding large ribosomal subunit protein P2-like → MKVIAAYLLAVLGGNASPSAKDLKKILNSVGAECDDDRITLLLSEVEGKDITELIAAGREKLASVPAGGGGGGGAVAVAAPAGGAAGAPAAAAAAETKKEEKVEEKEESDDDMGFSLFD, encoded by the exons ATGAAGGTAATAGCAGCTTATTTGTTGGCTGTGTTGGGCGGCAACGCCAGTCCTTCCGCCAAGGACTTGAAGAAAATTCTCAACTCAG TTGGAGCTGAGTGTGATGATGACAGAATCACCTTGCTATTGTCTGAAGTTGAGGGAAAAGATATCACTGAATTGATTGCTGCTGGAAGGGAAAAGTTGGCTTCCGTGCCGgcaggtggtggtggtggtggggGTGCAGTTGCAGTTGCTGCTCCTGCTGGTGGTGCAGCTGGTGCgcctgctgctgctgctgctgctgaaaCCAAGAAAGAAGAGAAAGTAGAAGAGAAAGAGGAGTCCGATGAT GATATGGGCTTCAGCCTCTTCGACTGA
- the LOC140884012 gene encoding uncharacterized protein isoform X2, protein MDVDSKQTMEDTVLVGDDLMMGPPSPIIPPEIASHVLEGVDLCDGILRNLFLCLHINDVEPFCQDEIVLYQQCAERRDKELRQRLEDSERKLGMSMPVEQAKDRCNQLESEATLLERRLILASGIEGIEGFRQRWSLHGRLTDTKRRLEALKFGLEDRKKDESIQDLTTKKRWFF, encoded by the exons ATGGATG TGGACTCAAAGCAAACGATGGAGGACACTGTATTAGTGGGTGATGATCTGATGATGGGTCCACCATCACCTATAATTCCACCCGAAATAGCTTCTCATGTTCTGGAAGGTGTTGATTTGTGTGATGGGATTTTGCGGAATCTGTTTCTAT GTCTACACATCAATGATGTCGAGCCATTCTGTCAAGACGAGATTGTGTTATATCAGCAATGTGCAGAGAGGAGG GATAAGGAATTAAGACAGCGGCTTGAGGATAGTGAGCGAAAACTAGGGATGTCTATGCCTGTAGAACAAGCAAAGGATAGATGTAATCAGTTGGAATCAGAAGCCACATTGTTGGAGAG ACGCCTGATTTTGGCAAGTGGGATTGAAGGCATCGAAGGATTTCGACAAAGATGGAGCTTGCATGGTCGCCTTACCGATACAAA GAGGAGATTGGAAGCCCTGAAGTTTGGCTTGGAGGACAGAAAGAAAGATGAATCAATTCAAGATTTGACGACCAAGAAAAGATGGTTCTTCTG A
- the LOC140884012 gene encoding uncharacterized protein isoform X1 has protein sequence MDVDSKQTMEDTVLVGDDLMMGPPSPIIPPEIASHVLEGVDLCDGILRNLFLCLHINDVEPFCQDEIVLYQQCAERRDKELRQRLEDSERKLGMSMPVEQAKDRCNQLESEATLLERRLILASGIEGIEGFRQRWSLHGRLTDTKRRLEALKFGLEDRKKDESIQDLTTKKRWFFW, from the exons ATGGATG TGGACTCAAAGCAAACGATGGAGGACACTGTATTAGTGGGTGATGATCTGATGATGGGTCCACCATCACCTATAATTCCACCCGAAATAGCTTCTCATGTTCTGGAAGGTGTTGATTTGTGTGATGGGATTTTGCGGAATCTGTTTCTAT GTCTACACATCAATGATGTCGAGCCATTCTGTCAAGACGAGATTGTGTTATATCAGCAATGTGCAGAGAGGAGG GATAAGGAATTAAGACAGCGGCTTGAGGATAGTGAGCGAAAACTAGGGATGTCTATGCCTGTAGAACAAGCAAAGGATAGATGTAATCAGTTGGAATCAGAAGCCACATTGTTGGAGAG ACGCCTGATTTTGGCAAGTGGGATTGAAGGCATCGAAGGATTTCGACAAAGATGGAGCTTGCATGGTCGCCTTACCGATACAAA GAGGAGATTGGAAGCCCTGAAGTTTGGCTTGGAGGACAGAAAGAAAGATGAATCAATTCAAGATTTGACGACCAAGAAAAGATGGTTCTTCTGGTGA